The following is a genomic window from Bacillus sp. V2I10.
CTTCATACTGCTCATCAAAAAGGATTTTCCGGCTATGTGCCGATCTTCAGAAATAAACACCGCCAATTTTTCACCTCAGATGGCGAGAAATGGTATTACATCATGCCATGGCTTCACAATGAACCGGAAGAGGAGAGAGATGAGCGTCATAAAAACATGTTCAGGGAACTCGCGGTGCTCCATCAGAAAACAGCAGCTGCGGAAAAATTGAATCAGGATGCACTTAAAATTCATTATGATACGTTATCAAAGCAGTGGGATGACAACAAAGCCGCTTACGAAAAATATGTGGAAGAATGCGAAAAAAAATGGTACTTGTCCCCTTTTGAACTGCAGGCGGTTACTTATTATTTTGAAACAGCAAGAGCGACTGATTTTGCGCGGAAGAAACTTGATGAATGGTATGAAATGATGAAGGAAAAAGAAGATGCCCGCCAGGTTATTATTCATGGGAGAGCTTCCATTCATCACTTTTTATATGATGAACAGGGCACTGGATTTTTAACAAACTTTGAACAATCCGGATACTCATCTCCCATCGACGATCTGCTTCTCTTCTATCATCGGACGTTCCATACGTATCCATTTGCAGATGATGATTGTG
Proteins encoded in this region:
- the ysxE gene encoding spore coat protein YsxE, with protein sequence MDKLVPVISQYDLTCEYAESISDKLTKIYASSGASYALKRVTANRNGHFIETLHTAHQKGFSGYVPIFRNKHRQFFTSDGEKWYYIMPWLHNEPEEERDERHKNMFRELAVLHQKTAAAEKLNQDALKIHYDTLSKQWDDNKAAYEKYVEECEKKWYLSPFELQAVTYYFETARATDFARKKLDEWYEMMKEKEDARQVIIHGRASIHHFLYDEQGTGFLTNFEQSGYSSPIDDLLLFYHRTFHTYPFADDDCVDWLYTYQQHFPFREEEMLLFICYLAYPDFIYRNLKKHMNDSNRSVPQLKRNQDLTKSYWTFKNIEYFVMKVTQIEENKKIAAEQSS